The following proteins come from a genomic window of Tepidiforma thermophila:
- a CDS encoding DNA translocase FtsK: protein MAARTTKSRARPVRSPSRRSGRGAARTRTGSIALIRRWWKAAAGATATAGFAVWVALFDGAAALERARDEVLRVIGFGMLVLAGWAVYGAAASWRGWYLDRRLFARRTAGAAALGLFVWGLLGLNEARWAVGTVDFSEVSLGGRFGQALVAGLLGKVAWVSLFVIAAVLLAPGPSRWVAVHVPLWLQEAWERRLPHRAAAAVGRWIAFIFRRPEREEEIVIGAGEFVPAQAAGPPLEAPPVVFRPRIEPGAPASTVGTGAAAAFTTVPAEAPAPPEPEPEAEELPSAFAQDAAGSPAEPEPEEPEQLGLPLETRSGWHLPAMELLNPPQPSASRRHDNAARAQLIVDTLASFGVDATVVEINEGPTVTQFGVEPGWEVRYKEVPLRDENGKPIVGPDGRPKTERVEVSRTRVRVNKITALQNDLALALAAPSLRIEAPVPGRAIVGIEVPNDSATVVTLRSVMETKEFAELARKSKLAIALGKGVAGAPVVADLATMPHLLIAGATGSGKSVCMNAIIACIMMNATPDDVRFVMVDPKRVELVGYSGIPHMAFSEVIVDMDKVVGVLQAVVGEMEARYKKFAELGVRNIEGYNKHPRTLKKLPYWVVIIDELADLMMAAPFEVEKLICRLAQLARATGIHLIVATQRPSVDVVTGLIKANFPTRIAFAVTSQTDSRTILDMGGAEKLLGRGDMLYLPRDAGKPIRIQGVYLSDAEVERLVTFWKDDRFRSLAPETADALLEEALAAQNGGEANIEVEEDDPLVIQARALAEKHQRISPALLQRRLRVGYLKAAKILELLEAEGVVGPREEGDSRRVLARAGTDDDG, encoded by the coding sequence ATGGCGGCACGCACGACGAAGAGCCGGGCCCGCCCTGTGCGCTCCCCCTCCCGGCGGAGCGGGCGCGGTGCTGCGCGGACACGGACCGGTTCGATTGCACTGATTCGCCGCTGGTGGAAGGCCGCCGCGGGAGCCACGGCCACTGCCGGGTTCGCGGTTTGGGTGGCCTTGTTCGATGGCGCGGCGGCGCTGGAGCGCGCCCGCGATGAGGTCCTCCGGGTGATCGGCTTCGGCATGCTCGTGCTCGCCGGCTGGGCGGTGTACGGTGCGGCTGCCAGCTGGCGGGGGTGGTATCTCGACAGGCGGCTTTTTGCACGGAGAACCGCAGGGGCGGCCGCCCTCGGGCTGTTCGTTTGGGGGCTGCTCGGGCTGAACGAGGCGCGCTGGGCGGTAGGGACGGTGGACTTCTCGGAGGTCAGCCTCGGCGGCCGGTTCGGGCAGGCGCTGGTGGCCGGGCTGCTGGGCAAGGTGGCCTGGGTGAGCCTGTTTGTCATCGCTGCGGTGCTGCTGGCGCCGGGCCCGAGCCGCTGGGTGGCTGTGCATGTGCCGCTCTGGCTCCAGGAGGCGTGGGAGCGGCGGCTGCCGCACCGGGCTGCGGCCGCTGTCGGGAGGTGGATTGCATTCATTTTCCGGAGGCCGGAGCGCGAGGAGGAGATTGTCATCGGCGCCGGGGAGTTTGTGCCAGCGCAGGCAGCCGGTCCGCCGCTGGAGGCGCCGCCTGTCGTCTTCCGGCCGCGGATCGAGCCCGGGGCGCCGGCTTCGACAGTCGGCACGGGCGCGGCTGCGGCGTTTACGACGGTGCCGGCCGAGGCGCCCGCGCCGCCGGAGCCTGAGCCGGAAGCCGAGGAATTGCCTTCCGCCTTCGCGCAGGATGCGGCGGGCAGCCCGGCCGAGCCGGAGCCGGAAGAACCGGAGCAGCTCGGGCTGCCGCTGGAGACGCGAAGCGGGTGGCACCTCCCGGCGATGGAGCTGCTGAATCCGCCGCAGCCGAGCGCCAGCCGGCGTCACGACAATGCCGCCCGGGCGCAGCTGATCGTCGACACGCTGGCGAGCTTCGGGGTGGACGCGACGGTGGTGGAGATCAACGAGGGGCCGACGGTGACGCAGTTCGGGGTGGAGCCGGGCTGGGAGGTCCGCTACAAGGAGGTTCCGCTGCGGGACGAGAACGGGAAGCCGATTGTGGGGCCCGACGGGCGGCCGAAGACCGAGCGGGTGGAGGTTTCGCGGACGCGGGTGCGGGTGAACAAAATCACGGCGCTGCAGAACGACCTCGCACTGGCCCTGGCGGCGCCGAGCCTGCGGATCGAGGCGCCGGTGCCGGGGCGGGCGATTGTGGGGATCGAGGTACCGAACGACAGCGCGACCGTTGTGACACTGCGTTCGGTGATGGAGACGAAGGAGTTTGCGGAGCTGGCGCGGAAGTCGAAGCTGGCGATTGCGCTGGGGAAGGGCGTGGCAGGCGCGCCAGTGGTGGCGGACCTCGCGACGATGCCGCATCTGCTGATTGCCGGGGCCACGGGCTCGGGCAAGAGCGTCTGCATGAACGCGATCATCGCCTGCATCATGATGAACGCGACGCCGGACGATGTGCGGTTTGTGATGGTGGACCCGAAGCGGGTGGAGCTGGTGGGGTACTCCGGCATCCCGCACATGGCGTTCAGCGAAGTGATCGTGGACATGGACAAGGTGGTGGGCGTGCTGCAGGCGGTGGTGGGGGAGATGGAGGCGCGGTACAAGAAGTTCGCCGAGCTGGGCGTGCGGAACATCGAGGGGTACAACAAGCATCCCCGGACGCTGAAGAAGCTGCCGTACTGGGTGGTCATCATCGACGAGCTGGCCGACCTGATGATGGCCGCGCCATTCGAGGTGGAGAAGCTGATTTGCCGGCTTGCGCAGCTCGCGCGGGCGACAGGCATCCATTTGATCGTCGCGACGCAGCGGCCGTCGGTGGATGTTGTGACGGGGCTCATCAAGGCGAATTTCCCGACGCGGATTGCGTTTGCGGTCACGTCGCAGACCGACTCGCGGACGATTCTCGACATGGGCGGAGCGGAGAAGCTGCTGGGGCGGGGCGACATGCTCTACCTGCCGCGCGATGCCGGGAAGCCGATCCGGATCCAGGGTGTGTACCTCTCCGACGCGGAGGTCGAGCGGCTGGTGACGTTCTGGAAGGACGACCGCTTCCGGTCGCTGGCGCCGGAGACGGCAGATGCGCTGCTGGAGGAGGCGCTCGCGGCCCAGAACGGCGGCGAGGCGAACATCGAGGTCGAGGAGGACGACCCGTTGGTCATCCAGGCGCGCGCCCTTGCGGAGAAGCACCAGCGCATCTCGCCGGCGTTGCTGCAGCGGCGTCTCCGGGTGGGATACCTGAAGGCCGCGAAGATTTTGGAGCTGCTCGAGGCGGAAGGCGTTGTCGGGCCGCGGGAGGAGGGCGACTCGCGCCGGGTACTTGCCCGGGCGGGCACGGACGACGATGGCTGA